The Spirosoma radiotolerans genome has a window encoding:
- a CDS encoding aldehyde dehydrogenase family protein: MTPLLSETSLHDALQSTFDTQRQYARQMALTTAGQRIERIRRIQTWVNAHQTDIQQVMYADFRKPSAEVVLGELMALHAEIKHTIRHLNGWMKPQRLPTPLTLIGTKSHLLHEPKGNVLIIAPWNYPFVLSIRPLVSAIAAGNVAILKPSELTPHTAGLIRKMITELFPVQEVAVFEGDANVAKALLELPFNHIFFTGSPAVGRVVMTAAAKHLASVTLELGGKSPAIVDESADVNQAAGQIAWGKFLNNGQTCIAPDYVLVHQSIWQPFIQALRTTLTGMYSSDGKPVEASDSYARIVNNRHFERIRELINDAVRKGATITHGGQMNADENFIEPTILEQVTDEMQVMQDEIFGPVLPVLAYANLDDALRIVNQREKPLALYIHSKNRKTVQYILDRSSAGDTVVNDTLLQFGNVELPFGGVNNSGLGKSNGFFSFQEFSNQRGVMQREFGTMKFIYPPYTDKVKKLIHFVVKYL; the protein is encoded by the coding sequence ATGACTCCCCTACTCTCCGAAACCAGCCTGCATGATGCGCTCCAGTCGACGTTTGACACCCAACGTCAATACGCCCGCCAGATGGCCCTAACAACGGCCGGGCAGCGCATTGAACGCATCCGACGGATTCAGACCTGGGTCAATGCCCATCAAACAGACATTCAGCAGGTGATGTACGCTGATTTCCGGAAACCGTCGGCAGAAGTTGTTCTGGGCGAGTTGATGGCGCTTCATGCCGAAATCAAACACACTATACGGCACCTGAACGGCTGGATGAAACCCCAGCGGTTGCCCACTCCGCTGACGCTGATTGGTACCAAAAGTCATCTTCTTCATGAACCCAAAGGCAATGTGCTCATCATTGCCCCCTGGAATTACCCATTCGTGCTCAGTATTCGCCCATTGGTATCGGCTATTGCCGCCGGGAATGTGGCGATTCTGAAACCATCGGAACTGACGCCCCATACGGCCGGACTGATCAGGAAGATGATTACCGAGCTGTTTCCGGTTCAGGAAGTCGCGGTGTTTGAAGGCGATGCTAACGTTGCGAAAGCCTTACTTGAGCTACCGTTCAACCATATATTCTTCACGGGTAGCCCGGCTGTTGGGCGGGTCGTGATGACGGCAGCCGCCAAACACCTGGCATCCGTTACGCTGGAGTTAGGCGGCAAGTCGCCCGCTATTGTCGACGAGTCGGCCGACGTGAATCAGGCCGCCGGGCAGATAGCCTGGGGAAAGTTCTTGAACAACGGGCAAACCTGCATTGCCCCCGATTATGTTTTGGTTCATCAATCCATCTGGCAACCCTTTATCCAGGCGCTGCGCACGACATTAACGGGCATGTACAGTTCTGATGGTAAGCCGGTTGAAGCGTCGGACAGTTACGCCCGCATTGTCAACAATCGCCATTTCGAGCGAATTCGGGAACTGATCAATGATGCCGTTCGTAAGGGAGCCACGATAACCCACGGCGGGCAGATGAACGCCGACGAAAATTTCATTGAACCCACTATTCTTGAGCAGGTTACCGATGAAATGCAGGTTATGCAGGATGAGATTTTCGGCCCGGTGCTACCCGTACTCGCTTATGCAAACCTGGACGACGCCCTTCGAATTGTGAACCAGCGCGAGAAACCACTGGCCCTGTACATCCATAGTAAAAACCGAAAAACCGTCCAGTACATTCTGGATCGAAGTTCGGCGGGAGACACCGTTGTGAACGACACGCTGCTGCAGTTCGGCAATGTCGAATTACCCTTTGGTGGGGTCAATAACAGCGGTCTGGGCAAATCCAACGGATTTTTCAGCTTTCAGGAGTTTTCCAACCAGCGGGGTGTCATGCAGCGCGAGTTCGGCACCATGAAATTCATTTATCCGCCTTATACGGATAAGGTAAAGAAACTGATCCATTTTGTAGTGAAGTATTTATAA